In a genomic window of Thiovulum sp. ES:
- a CDS encoding holo-(acyl-carrier-protein) synthase (PFAM: 4'-phosphopantetheinyl transferase superfamily~TIGRFAM: phosphopantetheine--protein transferase domain; holo-[acyl-carrier-protein] synthase): MIGIDIVKVSRIGNFLEKFGEKGLDRFLSKNEIDLAGGKIETLAGFWATKEAFSKSVGTGIGKDLSFHDMEIWKNDRGQPHLKLSNEKMRQFEIEKIAISITHDGDFAISVATWK, translated from the coding sequence GTGATTGGTATAGATATTGTAAAAGTTTCCAGAATTGGGAACTTTTTAGAAAAGTTTGGTGAAAAAGGCTTAGACCGTTTTCTCTCAAAAAATGAGATAGATTTAGCTGGTGGAAAAATCGAAACTCTCGCAGGATTTTGGGCTACAAAAGAGGCTTTTTCTAAATCTGTCGGAACAGGAATCGGAAAAGATTTATCATTTCACGACATGGAAATTTGGAAAAACGACCGCGGACAACCTCATCTAAAATTATCAAATGAAAAAATGAGACAATTTGAGATCGAAAAAATTGCAATTTCAATTACTCATGATGGAGATTTTGCAATATCTGTTGCAACTTGGAAATAA